From a region of the Streptomyces tirandamycinicus genome:
- a CDS encoding CAP domain-containing protein, giving the protein MRKHRRKTHYRKITIAAVALGAVAVPSVAMACLDPQEGQKRLESRDGRSWGEWQNASDESPWQRGGWDWKKKHGGEPGGEQPGSAPGAAEPGGSEPAPPAPQAPAPAAPAPAAPKPAAPAPKPAAPKPAASPSAPASSAPASGAVARVVQLVNSERGKAGCSPVSVNAKLTKAAQDHSKDMAAHRNMSHTGSDGSNPGTRITRAGYNWSTYGENVAYGYETPEKVMAGWMSSPGHKKNILNCEFKEIGVGLAQPGNYWTQNFGTAR; this is encoded by the coding sequence ATGAGGAAGCACCGCAGGAAGACGCACTACCGGAAGATAACGATCGCCGCGGTCGCCCTGGGCGCCGTGGCTGTGCCCTCCGTAGCCATGGCCTGTCTGGACCCGCAGGAAGGCCAAAAGCGCCTGGAGAGCCGTGACGGCCGGTCCTGGGGGGAGTGGCAGAACGCCTCGGACGAGTCTCCCTGGCAGCGGGGCGGCTGGGACTGGAAGAAGAAGCACGGCGGTGAGCCCGGCGGCGAGCAGCCCGGTTCGGCACCGGGTGCAGCAGAGCCCGGCGGCTCGGAACCCGCCCCGCCGGCACCGCAGGCCCCCGCCCCCGCCGCCCCCGCGCCGGCCGCGCCGAAGCCCGCCGCCCCCGCGCCGAAGCCGGCCGCACCCAAGCCCGCGGCCTCCCCGAGCGCACCCGCGTCCTCCGCTCCCGCCTCCGGCGCCGTCGCGCGCGTCGTGCAGCTCGTCAACAGCGAGCGCGGCAAGGCCGGTTGCTCTCCCGTGAGTGTCAACGCCAAGCTGACCAAGGCCGCCCAGGACCACAGCAAGGACATGGCCGCCCACCGCAACATGTCCCACACGGGGTCCGACGGCTCGAACCCGGGCACCCGGATCACCCGCGCCGGTTACAACTGGAGCACGTACGGCGAGAACGTCGCCTACGGCTACGAGACCCCCGAGAAGGTCATGGCGGGCTGGATGTCCAGCCCGGGTCACAAGAAGAACATCCTGAACTGCGAGTTCAAGGAGATCGGCGTCGGTCTCGCCCAGCCGGGGAACTACTGGACCCAGAACTTCGGCACCGCTCGCTGA
- a CDS encoding IS30 family transposase, producing the protein MPRRHPGRDKYERLRAAGVARRVAARQVGVNERTAKDWDWGVKKTATTRTYADGRRVDYTAGTVTMCGVTTPPVGLTALEKQLNPRFLTLAEREKIRDLRAAGQSLRAIGRALGRPASTVKREIDANSGREGYQPYAAHRAAAARRPRPKDRKLLREGRLRRFVQDHLRRRWSPEQICHALVKEHPDDESMRVSVETIYQALYFQARGGLKREVQAAIRSGRTRRKPRRDPERRTPRFIDPMVMISDRPAAVEDRAVPGHWEGDLIIGAGGRSAIATLVERSTRYTMLVHLSGGAHDAETVRDGLVRTIQTLPAHLRGSLTWDQGSEMARHKQFTMATDMPVYFCDPASPWQRGSNENTNGLLRQYFPKGTDLSLHSPEDLEHVAQELNGRPRKTLGWDTPAERLRDLLTT; encoded by the coding sequence CTGCCGCGGCGGCACCCCGGGCGCGACAAGTACGAGCGGCTTCGGGCCGCCGGTGTCGCACGCCGGGTCGCGGCCCGGCAGGTCGGTGTGAACGAGCGCACGGCCAAGGACTGGGACTGGGGCGTCAAGAAGACCGCCACGACGCGCACCTATGCCGACGGGCGGCGTGTCGACTACACGGCGGGGACCGTCACGATGTGCGGTGTGACCACGCCACCGGTGGGCCTGACGGCCCTGGAGAAGCAGCTCAACCCGCGATTCTTGACGCTCGCCGAGCGCGAGAAGATCCGCGATCTGCGCGCGGCGGGTCAGTCGCTGCGGGCGATCGGGCGTGCTCTGGGACGGCCGGCGAGCACGGTCAAGCGGGAGATCGACGCGAACTCGGGCCGCGAGGGCTACCAGCCCTACGCGGCCCACCGGGCGGCGGCAGCGCGCAGGCCCCGGCCCAAGGATCGCAAGCTGCTGCGCGAGGGACGGCTGCGCCGCTTCGTCCAGGACCACCTGCGCAGGCGGTGGTCACCGGAACAGATCTGCCACGCTCTGGTAAAGGAACATCCCGACGACGAGAGCATGCGGGTGAGCGTGGAAACGATCTACCAGGCGCTGTATTTCCAGGCCCGCGGCGGCCTGAAACGGGAAGTGCAGGCAGCCATCCGCTCCGGCCGGACCCGCCGCAAACCACGCCGGGACCCCGAGCGGCGCACTCCCCGGTTCATCGACCCGATGGTGATGATCAGCGACCGGCCCGCCGCCGTCGAGGACCGGGCCGTGCCCGGGCACTGGGAAGGCGACCTGATCATCGGCGCAGGCGGGCGCTCCGCGATCGCCACCCTGGTCGAACGGAGCACCCGTTACACCATGCTGGTCCACCTGTCGGGCGGAGCCCACGACGCCGAGACCGTCCGTGACGGGCTCGTCCGCACCATCCAGACCCTGCCCGCCCACCTGCGCGGCTCTCTCACCTGGGACCAGGGCAGCGAGATGGCACGCCACAAGCAGTTCACCATGGCCACCGACATGCCCGTCTACTTCTGCGACCCGGCCTCGCCCTGGCAACGCGGCTCGAACGAGAACACCAACGGGCTGCTGCGGCAGTACTTCCCGAAAGGCACCGACCTGAGCCTGCACAGTCCCGAAGACCTCGAACACGTCGCCCAGGAACTCAACGGCCGCCCACGCAAGACGCTCGGCTGGGATACCCCAGCCGAGCGTCTACGTGATCTACTCACCACCTGA
- a CDS encoding YncE family protein, with the protein MKTALPPTLAGVAVALSITAAVPASAAPAPPPAPAPTAATAAPGSSALREVLFVGNNWDGTTDVLEPSGSLARIGRINVIPDKDQRMLEIHLNPLKLAYFLGIRWSVGEGHDQFVDDMYSTPDGSAVVVSRPSFADVVSVDVATGRLNWRFPVSGYRSDHMAVSPDGTRVAVSASTSNRVHVLDIRTGRETGSFTTGDKPHENVFTDGGKRIWNSAIGEVNTALDDPFWDFTKGDRKITVADAKTYRTVKVIDMRQRLDAFGRKDLSDAVRPVAFTPDESTLYFQVSFFNGFLEYDVAADRITRAKTLPKNPATSEDRTTWVNDSRHHGISMSPGGDKICVAGTMDDYATVVDRATLEEGPLVPASKPYWATVSGDGRSCVVSESGSDSVTAIDFATGRKVASVPVGDHPQRVRLGKVAADWTGPSAARESSRTAVRE; encoded by the coding sequence GTGAAGACAGCACTTCCCCCGACCCTTGCCGGTGTCGCCGTCGCCCTCTCGATCACCGCCGCCGTCCCGGCGTCCGCGGCACCCGCGCCGCCGCCCGCGCCGGCGCCGACCGCGGCCACCGCCGCTCCCGGCTCGTCCGCTCTGCGCGAGGTGCTGTTCGTCGGCAACAACTGGGACGGCACCACCGACGTCCTGGAGCCCTCCGGCTCCCTCGCCAGGATCGGCCGGATCAACGTGATCCCGGACAAGGACCAGCGGATGCTGGAGATCCACCTCAACCCGCTGAAGCTCGCCTACTTCCTCGGCATCCGGTGGTCGGTCGGCGAGGGCCACGACCAGTTCGTCGACGACATGTACTCGACACCGGACGGATCGGCCGTCGTGGTGTCCCGTCCGAGTTTCGCCGACGTCGTCTCCGTCGACGTGGCCACCGGACGGCTCAACTGGCGTTTCCCGGTGTCGGGTTACCGCTCCGATCACATGGCGGTCTCCCCGGACGGGACCCGCGTCGCGGTCTCCGCGTCGACGTCCAACCGGGTGCACGTCCTGGACATCCGGACCGGCCGGGAGACGGGTTCGTTCACCACCGGCGACAAGCCGCACGAGAACGTCTTCACCGACGGCGGCAAACGGATCTGGAACAGTGCCATCGGCGAGGTCAACACGGCGCTGGACGACCCCTTCTGGGACTTCACCAAGGGCGACCGCAAGATCACCGTCGCCGACGCGAAGACGTACCGCACCGTCAAGGTCATCGACATGCGTCAGCGGCTGGACGCCTTCGGCCGCAAGGACCTCTCGGACGCGGTGCGGCCCGTGGCCTTCACCCCCGACGAGTCCACGCTCTACTTCCAGGTGTCCTTCTTCAACGGCTTCCTGGAGTACGACGTGGCCGCCGACCGGATCACCCGCGCGAAGACCCTCCCGAAGAATCCGGCGACCAGCGAGGACCGTACGACCTGGGTCAACGACTCCCGCCACCACGGCATCTCGATGAGCCCAGGGGGCGACAAGATCTGCGTCGCGGGAACGATGGACGACTACGCGACGGTGGTCGACCGCGCGACCCTCGAGGAGGGTCCGCTGGTCCCGGCGTCGAAGCCGTACTGGGCCACGGTGAGCGGGGACGGCAGGTCCTGCGTGGTCTCCGAGAGCGGATCGGACTCGGTCACCGCGATCGACTTCGCCACCGGCCGGAAGGTGGCGAGCGTGCCGGTCGGCGACCATCCCCAGCGCGTGCGGCTCGGCAAGGTGGCGGCCGACTGGACGGGGCCCTCGGCCGCGCGGGAATCGTCCCGGACGGCCGTGCGGGAGTAG
- a CDS encoding class I SAM-dependent methyltransferase, translated as MTRTFDHLVAEAESVSVAGWDFSWLDGRATEQRPSWGYQRLMSDRLARASAALDIQTGGGEVLAGAPKLPPLTVATEGWPPNVEQATRLLHPLGAAVVADRDEPPLPFGAEAFDLVVSRHPVRVWWEEIARVLRPGGTYLSQQVGPASVFELVEYFLGPQPEEVRRARRPDDAREAAEAAGLEVVDLRAETLRTEFFDIGAVIYFLRKVVWLVPGFTVARHRDRLRELHDRIETEGPFVARTTRFLIEARKPG; from the coding sequence ATGACCCGCACGTTCGACCATCTGGTGGCGGAGGCCGAATCCGTGTCCGTGGCGGGCTGGGACTTCTCCTGGCTCGACGGGCGGGCGACGGAGCAGCGCCCGTCCTGGGGCTACCAGCGGCTGATGAGCGACCGGCTGGCACGGGCGTCGGCCGCCCTCGACATCCAGACCGGCGGCGGGGAGGTGCTCGCCGGCGCGCCGAAGCTGCCGCCGCTGACGGTGGCGACCGAGGGCTGGCCGCCGAACGTGGAGCAGGCCACCCGGCTGCTCCATCCGCTGGGGGCGGCGGTCGTGGCGGACCGCGACGAGCCCCCGCTGCCCTTCGGCGCCGAAGCCTTCGACCTGGTCGTCAGCCGGCATCCGGTGCGGGTCTGGTGGGAGGAGATCGCGCGGGTCCTGCGGCCCGGTGGCACGTACCTCTCGCAGCAGGTCGGTCCGGCCAGTGTCTTCGAGCTGGTCGAGTACTTCCTCGGGCCCCAGCCGGAGGAGGTGCGCCGGGCCCGCCGTCCCGACGACGCCCGTGAGGCCGCCGAGGCGGCCGGGCTGGAGGTCGTCGACCTGCGTGCGGAGACGCTGCGGACCGAGTTCTTCGACATCGGAGCGGTGATCTACTTCCTGCGGAAGGTGGTGTGGCTGGTGCCGGGCTTCACCGTGGCCCGGCACCGCGACCGGCTCCGTGAGCTGCACGACCGGATCGAGACGGAAGGCCCCTTCGTCGCCCGTACGACCCGCTTCCTGATCGAGGCCCGCAAGCCCGGCTGA
- a CDS encoding HhH-GPD-type base excision DNA repair protein: protein MSPEIHLAQQPEADELLGRSPLALMIGMLLDQQVPMEWAFTGPFTIAERLGKNDLDAHEIAALDPEGFAALLSQKPAVHRYPGSMAKRIHQLCQYLVDEYDGDPTALWKDAPSGKEVLGRLHALPGFGKQKAQIFLALLGKQYGVTPQGWREAAGAYGEEDAHRSAADITGPESLAKVRAHKQELKRAAKAAK, encoded by the coding sequence ATGAGTCCCGAGATCCATCTCGCCCAGCAGCCCGAGGCCGACGAGCTCCTCGGGCGCAGCCCGCTCGCCCTCATGATCGGCATGCTGCTGGACCAGCAGGTCCCGATGGAATGGGCCTTCACTGGCCCCTTCACGATCGCCGAGCGCCTCGGAAAGAACGACCTGGACGCCCATGAGATCGCCGCGCTGGACCCCGAGGGGTTCGCCGCCCTGCTGTCGCAGAAGCCCGCCGTGCACCGCTATCCGGGGTCGATGGCGAAGCGGATCCATCAGCTGTGCCAGTACCTGGTGGACGAGTACGACGGCGACCCGACGGCGCTGTGGAAGGACGCGCCGTCGGGCAAGGAGGTACTCGGCCGGCTGCACGCCCTGCCCGGCTTCGGCAAGCAGAAGGCCCAGATCTTCCTCGCCCTGCTGGGCAAGCAGTACGGTGTGACACCCCAGGGGTGGCGGGAGGCCGCGGGGGCGTACGGCGAGGAGGACGCCCACCGTTCGGCCGCGGACATCACGGGCCCGGAGTCGCTGGCCAAGGTCCGTGCGCACAAGCAGGAGCTGAAGCGCGCGGCGAAGGCGGCCAAATGA
- a CDS encoding M28 family metallopeptidase — MATVAAAALATPLLLASASPATADRHDPARQAAKQAAKLSKKLVRESSAKDAFKHLQKFQQIADSTGGHRAAGSLGYDASAAYVYQQLKKAGYDVSYQNFDFIYTETQAEKLSVVSPAPRDIAISAMTYTKSTPVGGVRADLAAVPVDADGTTGCEPADFASGTFTGKVALIRRGGCTFALKQQNAAEAGAIGAIIYNNTAGSLAGTLGGPEAGKIPTGGITQDEGAKLAEDLAKGPVSIDFEIRQLQEKRTTRNVIAETRRGNAANTVMLGAHLDSVTAGPGINDNGSGSAGLLEVALEFAKAEKRPANKVRFAWWGAEENGLLGSEHYVANLSDLGKKEIKLYLNFDMIASPNYGLFVYDGDNSDGVGAPAGPEGSAQLERDINEFMDRVGAPHEGTDFTGRSDYGPFVEAGIPSGGTFTGAEGIKSAAQVEKFGGTAGVAYDACYHAKCDDIKNVNMKAFDVNIDVIANATGTYAHDLSSLRKPVVTVPTDGDTGSGGGLHDGHDHEVTE, encoded by the coding sequence GTGGCCACCGTGGCCGCAGCCGCACTCGCGACCCCGCTCCTGCTGGCATCCGCCTCGCCCGCAACCGCCGACCGGCACGACCCCGCCAGGCAAGCGGCCAAGCAAGCGGCCAAGCTCTCCAAGAAGCTGGTCCGCGAGTCGTCCGCCAAGGACGCCTTCAAGCACCTGCAGAAGTTCCAGCAGATAGCCGACAGCACCGGCGGTCACCGTGCCGCCGGTTCGCTGGGGTACGACGCCTCCGCCGCGTACGTGTACCAGCAGCTGAAGAAGGCCGGGTACGACGTCTCGTACCAGAACTTCGACTTCATCTACACCGAGACCCAGGCCGAGAAGCTGTCGGTGGTCTCCCCCGCGCCGCGCGACATCGCGATATCGGCGATGACGTACACCAAGTCGACACCCGTGGGCGGTGTCCGGGCGGATCTCGCCGCCGTCCCCGTGGACGCCGACGGCACCACGGGCTGCGAGCCCGCGGACTTCGCCTCCGGCACCTTCACCGGCAAGGTGGCGCTGATCCGGCGTGGTGGCTGCACATTCGCCCTCAAGCAGCAGAACGCGGCCGAGGCGGGCGCGATCGGCGCGATCATCTACAACAACACCGCGGGATCACTCGCCGGCACCCTCGGCGGTCCCGAGGCCGGAAAGATCCCGACCGGCGGCATCACCCAGGACGAGGGCGCCAAGCTGGCCGAGGACCTGGCCAAGGGCCCGGTGAGCATCGACTTCGAGATCCGTCAGCTCCAGGAGAAGCGCACCACGCGCAACGTCATCGCGGAGACGCGGCGCGGAAACGCCGCCAACACCGTGATGCTGGGCGCCCACCTCGACTCCGTGACGGCCGGCCCCGGCATCAACGACAACGGCTCCGGCTCGGCCGGTCTGCTCGAGGTCGCCCTGGAGTTCGCCAAGGCGGAGAAGCGGCCCGCGAACAAGGTGCGGTTCGCCTGGTGGGGCGCCGAGGAGAACGGTCTGCTGGGCTCCGAGCACTACGTCGCGAACCTGAGCGACCTGGGCAAGAAGGAGATCAAGCTCTACCTGAACTTCGACATGATCGCGTCGCCGAACTACGGGCTGTTCGTCTACGACGGCGACAACTCCGACGGCGTCGGCGCGCCGGCCGGTCCGGAGGGCTCGGCCCAGCTGGAGCGCGACATCAACGAGTTCATGGACCGCGTCGGCGCACCCCACGAGGGCACGGACTTCACGGGCCGCTCCGACTACGGCCCGTTCGTCGAGGCCGGTATCCCGTCCGGCGGCACGTTCACCGGCGCCGAGGGCATCAAGTCCGCCGCGCAGGTCGAGAAGTTCGGCGGCACGGCGGGCGTCGCCTACGACGCTTGCTACCACGCCAAGTGCGACGACATCAAGAACGTCAACATGAAGGCGTTCGACGTCAACATCGACGTCATCGCCAACGCCACCGGCACCTACGCGCACGACCTGAGCTCGCTGCGCAAGCCGGTCGTCACCGTCCCCACGGACGGCGACACGGGCAGCGGTGGCGGTCTGCACGACGGCCACGACCACGAGGTCACCGAGTAG
- a CDS encoding helicase HerA-like domain-containing protein, giving the protein MTEPEQPTPPAGPAGAADLTDETRKIASGYAFPGPALELGALLHDGRCLPGAPVRIPLGMLNRHGLVAGATGTGKTKTLQLLAEQLSANGVPVFLADMKGDLSGIAAPGRGGEKVVERAAQVGQEWRAGGFPAEFYALGGIGRGVPVRATVTDFGPVLLSKVLQLNRTQEQSLGLIFHYADAKGLELVDLKDLRAVVAFLVSDTGKPELKGIGGLSTATAGVILRAITLFEQQGASDFFGEPEFDTGELLRTAPDGRGVVSVLELPGVQDRPQLFSTFLMWLLADLYADLPEVGDLGRPKLVFFFDEAHLLFDGASKAFLEAVTRTVRLIRSKGVGIFFVTQTPDDVPGEVLGQLGNRVQHALRAFTPDDAKALKATVRTFPDSAYDLEEVLTSLGTGEAVVTVLNESGAPTPVAVTRLRAPQSLMGPLGDAGLDAAARASALYARYAQAVDRESAYEKLTAEQRAAEESALRAAREAEAAREAREAEDAARRAEPEARAPGRDGSPAGQGMGSGLFTSLARSVGTQLGREISRSLFGTARRRRR; this is encoded by the coding sequence ATGACTGAGCCCGAGCAGCCGACCCCGCCCGCGGGCCCGGCCGGGGCGGCGGATCTCACCGACGAGACGCGGAAGATCGCCTCCGGTTACGCCTTCCCCGGGCCCGCCCTCGAGCTGGGTGCCCTGCTCCACGACGGCCGCTGCCTGCCCGGGGCGCCGGTCAGGATCCCGCTCGGCATGCTCAACCGCCACGGTCTGGTCGCCGGTGCGACCGGCACGGGCAAGACCAAGACGCTCCAGCTGCTCGCGGAGCAGCTGTCGGCGAACGGCGTCCCCGTCTTCCTCGCCGACATGAAGGGCGACCTCTCGGGGATCGCCGCGCCCGGCCGGGGCGGGGAGAAGGTGGTGGAGCGAGCCGCGCAGGTGGGCCAGGAGTGGCGCGCCGGAGGATTCCCCGCGGAGTTCTACGCGCTGGGCGGCATCGGCCGCGGCGTCCCGGTCCGCGCGACCGTCACGGACTTCGGGCCGGTGCTGCTCTCCAAGGTGCTCCAGCTCAACCGGACGCAGGAGCAGTCCCTCGGCCTGATCTTCCACTACGCCGATGCCAAGGGCCTCGAACTGGTGGACCTGAAGGATCTGCGGGCCGTGGTCGCGTTCCTGGTGTCGGACACCGGGAAGCCGGAGCTGAAGGGCATCGGCGGGCTGTCCACCGCCACCGCCGGAGTGATCCTCCGGGCCATCACGCTCTTCGAGCAGCAGGGGGCGAGCGACTTCTTCGGCGAGCCGGAGTTCGACACGGGCGAGCTGCTGCGGACGGCGCCCGACGGGCGCGGGGTGGTGTCCGTACTGGAACTCCCGGGGGTGCAGGACAGGCCGCAGCTCTTCTCGACGTTCCTGATGTGGCTGCTCGCGGATCTGTACGCGGATCTGCCGGAGGTCGGCGACCTCGGCAGGCCGAAGCTGGTGTTCTTCTTCGACGAGGCGCACCTGCTGTTCGACGGTGCCTCCAAGGCCTTCCTGGAGGCGGTCACCCGGACGGTGCGCCTGATCCGCTCGAAGGGCGTGGGGATCTTCTTCGTGACGCAGACCCCCGATGACGTGCCCGGCGAGGTGCTGGGGCAGCTCGGCAACCGGGTGCAGCACGCACTGCGGGCGTTCACCCCGGACGACGCCAAGGCGCTGAAGGCGACGGTGCGGACCTTTCCGGACTCCGCATACGACCTGGAGGAGGTCCTCACCTCGCTGGGCACGGGAGAGGCCGTCGTCACGGTGCTGAACGAGTCGGGCGCGCCGACCCCCGTCGCGGTCACACGGCTGCGGGCGCCGCAGTCGCTGATGGGTCCGCTCGGCGACGCCGGGCTGGACGCGGCGGCGAGGGCCTCCGCGCTGTACGCGCGCTACGCACAGGCCGTGGACCGGGAGTCGGCGTACGAGAAGCTGACGGCGGAGCAGCGGGCGGCCGAGGAGTCGGCGTTGCGTGCGGCGCGGGAGGCGGAGGCGGCGCGGGAGGCGCGGGAGGCGGAGGATGCGGCCCGCCGTGCGGAACCCGAGGCCCGCGCCCCGGGGCGGGACGGGTCCCCGGCCGGACAGGGGATGGGCAGCGGACTGTTCACGTCCCTGGCCCGCTCGGTCGGCACCCAGCTGGGGCGGGAGATCTCCCGCTCCCTGTTCGGCACGGCCCGCAGGCGTCGCCGGTAG
- a CDS encoding type II toxin-antitoxin system VapB family antitoxin, whose amino-acid sequence MIFKRIGNGRPYPDHGRESTRQWADVAPRPVRLDQLVTTKGQLDLETLLAEDSTFYGDLFAHVVKWQGDLYLEDGLHRAVRAALQQRQVLHARVLELD is encoded by the coding sequence GTGATCTTCAAGCGCATCGGCAACGGGCGGCCGTATCCCGACCACGGCCGGGAAAGCACCCGGCAGTGGGCGGATGTCGCGCCGCGCCCGGTCCGCCTCGATCAGCTCGTGACCACCAAGGGCCAGCTGGACCTCGAGACCCTCCTCGCCGAGGACTCGACCTTCTACGGCGACCTCTTCGCCCATGTCGTGAAGTGGCAGGGCGACCTCTACCTCGAGGACGGGCTGCACCGCGCCGTGCGCGCGGCACTCCAGCAGCGGCAGGTGCTGCACGCCCGCGTACTGGAGCTGGACTGA
- a CDS encoding LytR C-terminal domain-containing protein, with amino-acid sequence MSMLTPPGMGGKYRITGNAYPRMRRPRRRRKVVLAAVAAVAVLGLGGWGTLQLIDAFSGDTGKAAAKSRAAACKPRSAPSAAPAPPRPAQITVNVYNATPRSGLAKATADELQKRGFNIGKVGNASPEYDKKVPGAGLLLGAPGAYEGPFSVLGTQLTGAQVKADARTSADVDLIIGTAFKALNTKPVADKAMAALTEPSPAPGECG; translated from the coding sequence ATGAGCATGCTCACTCCCCCAGGCATGGGCGGAAAGTACCGCATCACGGGCAATGCGTATCCGCGTATGCGCCGCCCTCGTCGCCGCCGCAAGGTCGTGCTCGCAGCCGTCGCAGCCGTGGCCGTCCTCGGCCTCGGCGGGTGGGGAACGCTGCAGCTCATCGACGCCTTCTCGGGCGATACCGGGAAGGCCGCCGCCAAGAGCCGGGCTGCGGCGTGCAAGCCCAGGTCCGCACCGTCCGCCGCGCCGGCGCCGCCGAGGCCCGCCCAGATCACCGTCAACGTCTACAACGCCACCCCGCGCAGCGGACTGGCCAAGGCCACCGCCGACGAGTTGCAGAAGCGCGGCTTCAACATCGGCAAGGTGGGCAACGCCTCGCCGGAGTACGACAAGAAGGTCCCCGGCGCCGGGCTGCTGCTGGGTGCGCCGGGGGCGTACGAGGGGCCGTTCAGCGTGCTGGGCACCCAGCTCACCGGCGCCCAGGTCAAGGCCGACGCCCGCACCTCGGCCGACGTCGATCTGATCATCGGCACGGCCTTCAAGGCACTGAACACCAAGCCGGTCGCGGACAAGGCGATGGCCGCGCTGACCGAGCCCTCGCCCGCGCCGGGCGAGTGCGGCTGA
- the upp gene encoding uracil phosphoribosyltransferase encodes MRIHVVDHPLVAHKLTTLRDRRTDSPTFRRLADELVTLLAYEATRDVRTEQIDIRTPVAATTGVKLSRPRPLVVPILRAGLGMLDGMVRLLPTAEVGFLGMIRNEETLEASTYATRMPEDLSGRQVYVLDPMLATGGTLVAAIQELIKRGADDVTAVVLLAAPEGVEVMERELAGTPVTVVTASVDERLNEQGYIVPGLGDAGDRMYGAAE; translated from the coding sequence ATGCGGATCCACGTCGTCGACCACCCTCTGGTGGCGCACAAGCTCACCACCCTGCGCGACCGGCGCACCGACTCCCCCACCTTCCGGCGCCTCGCCGACGAGCTGGTGACCCTGCTCGCGTACGAGGCCACGCGTGATGTGCGCACCGAGCAGATCGACATCCGGACGCCGGTGGCGGCGACCACGGGCGTGAAGCTCTCCCGCCCCCGGCCCTTGGTGGTGCCGATCCTGCGGGCCGGCCTCGGCATGCTCGACGGGATGGTCCGGCTGCTGCCGACCGCCGAGGTGGGCTTCCTCGGCATGATCCGCAACGAGGAGACCCTGGAGGCGTCGACGTACGCGACGCGTATGCCGGAGGACCTCTCGGGCCGCCAGGTGTACGTGCTCGACCCGATGCTCGCCACCGGCGGCACGCTGGTCGCTGCGATCCAGGAGCTGATCAAGCGCGGCGCCGACGATGTGACGGCGGTCGTGCTGCTGGCGGCGCCGGAGGGCGTCGAGGTGATGGAGCGCGAGCTCGCGGGCACTCCGGTGACCGTGGTGACGGCCTCCGTCGACGAGCGGCTCAACGAGCAGGGCTACATCGTTCCCGGCCTGGGTGACGCGGGGGACCGGATGTACGGCGCGGCCGAGTAG